Genomic segment of Terriglobia bacterium:
CTGACAAGAACCCCGGGGACACGGGGGCCGAGGAGAGGTTCAAGGAGGCCGCGGAGGCGTACGAGGTGCTCTCGGATCCGCAGAAGCGGGAACGCTACGACCGCTTCGGACGCGCAGGCCTCGGGGCGCAAGACGGATTCCACGGCTTCGATCAGGAGATCTTCGCGGACTTCGCGGACATTCTCGGCGATTTCTTCGGGTTCGGGAGCCTTTTCGGCGGAGGGCGCCGCCGGCCCGTCCGGCGACCCGGCGACGACCTCCGTTACGACCTCGAGCTGGAATTCCAGGAGGCGGTGCGGGGCCTCGAGACCCGGATCAAGGTGCCGCGAACCGAGAAGTGCTCCGAGTGCGCGGGCCGCGGGGCGAAGACCGCCGATGGCATCAGGCCGTGCCCACAGTGCGGCGGAGCCGCACGAACGTCCGCATGATCTCGATATTGACGCGCACGGCCGCGGGCGAGCGGAGGACGCTGGAGAGCATGGCCACCCCGTGTTCGGTGAACGCCCAAGGGAGCTTGCGGCGGCCGCCCCGGCCGCCCTTTGATGTCACAATCTGTGATATCAAACCCGTAAACTCTTGCTGCGTAAGCTGATAAGCGAAGTCGTCGGGGAAGCGATCCGCATTTCGCTGGACGGCTTGGTTGAGCGCCG
This window contains:
- a CDS encoding DnaJ domain-containing protein, which encodes MPDRDYYEILGVSRGAEPAEIKKAYRRLALKHHPDKNPGDTGAEERFKEAAEAYEVLSDPQKRERYDRFGRAGLGAQDGFHGFDQEIFADFADILGDFFGFGSLFGGGRRRPVRRPGDDLRYDLELEFQEAVRGLETRIKVPRTEKCSECAGRGAKTADGIRPCPQCGGAARTSA
- a CDS encoding ORF6N domain-containing protein, encoding MRKKPSTDLAVAPEELQRMVHVVRGQRVMPDFDLAGLYGVPTSALNQAVQRNADRFPDDFAYQLTQQEFTGLISQIVTSKGGRGGRRKLPWAFTEHGVAMLSSVLRSPAAVRVNIEIMRTFVRLRRTVGTA